The genome window ctttcttacgTATTTTCCCACTTTTGTTAAGTTTTGCTTCCTTTGCTTTTAAAGTTAAACATTACAATTTAGTTTGCATTAAGCTTCagataattaatttgtttttgattaAATATTTCAGGTGGGTTTTTCTATCTTTGTTTTCTTACGTGGATTTTAGGCTTAGCTATTAGCTAACTTTAAAAGTTGGTTTTGTGCGTAGATGGTCACATTAACCCAGCAGTGACATTCGGGAGCCTATTGGCTCGTAAGGTGTCGCTTATCCGAGCCGTGATGTACATGGTGGTTCAGTGCTTGGGTGCCATCGTTGGTGCTGGGATCGTCCAGGCCTTTCAGATGGGTTATTACGATAGGAATGGTGGTGGTGCCAACATGGTCTCTCATGGGTACAGCAAAGGCGCTGGATTGGGCGCCGAGATCATAGGGACCTTTGTGCTTGTATACACCGTCTTCTCTGCCACTGATCCCAAGAGGGAAGCTAAAAATTCCATTGCTCCGGCATGTACCTTAACATTCCTCCAGTTTGAGATTCAGTTCgctataaagtataaactatAGAGTTTTTTGCATggtaaaaaaattggaaatatatATTACACACGGCCTATTGCACATAACATAAcaattatcaaccaaaaaaaaaaaaaaaaaaaaaaaaaaaaaagaagttcgATATCTTATTTTAAGTCAATGGTAAAgagcaattaaataaaatgatcaaattatgtttaatctattaaaataaaagatctgTTTTATccttttcaaagaaaaaaaattagtttaatttactGCTTTGTACTTGAGACTCTTTGGGGGGTTAAAACCTAAAAGTGCATGTGTGTACATGTACTGAGTTTAAGGTTTTTGGAATCCGTGGGGACACCTCCTATGAACAACCTAAGAATTGCCCTATTTTGTTTCACGGCAATTGTAGATTATTGTTTGTGCCCTCAGCCTTGGACTATTTCTTAGCCACAAATGATTATGGATTATAGTTATACTATCAATATTGTTTTATTGACAGATTATGTATTGTAACGAATTGAAGGTTTTGGCACCACTTTCCATTGGATTTGCGGTGTTCATGGTTCACTTGGCCACCATCCCAATCACTGGCACTGGCATCAACCCCGCTAGGAGTTTTGGTGCTGCTGTTATCTACAACAAGGCCGAGGCCTGGGATGACCATGTTAGTACACTTTCCTTAGACTACTGATTATTTGCATTATTGCTAAagttgttttgttgttgtatcATTTACTTATATGCACAGTATATATACAACAATGACGATCATGAgaagttctaaaattttagagttGACTATGGATCTTCCGCATGCTATAATTATGATCagttatatgtatatatgcatcgtttcatattaaatattcatacccccccaccccccaaaaaatgGTGTATCTTATCTacttgttattttcttttccagtgGATCTTTTGGGTTGGGCCATTCATTGGCGCAACCATTGCAGCTCTCTACCACCGATTCGTGATGAGTGCAGGTGCTGCGTAAGCTCTTGGGCCATTCAAGAGCAACCCCCATGTTTGATTAATAAAGAGGCTTAACTATTTGATTCCTTCTTCATGGTTCTCCAATCTCCAGGTGAATGACATTGGAAGAAGGATTTGATATCTTTAGAAGCATAATGGATGAGTGCTTATGCTTGTGTATGAATGTTTCTTTGGCTCTCTTAATTACCTTAGAGAGTTATTAAAAGGAGCATAAAATTGTAGATGAGGCCTGTTTGATTCCCCATGTTTCCCTCTATACACTTGCCTTTGAATTTACATGAGAGTTGTTTTCAATATATGTCTTTGGCACTTTGTACTCTTTGTGCTTTGAAAGTACAGTTTGAGCAACGCGGTCACGTGTTCACTTTCTAATGTCTGAAATTGCTCATAGTGCCTGGTGGAAGAATTACATAGAAGCAGGTTGAAAAGGCAATCTACTGAATTCTAATCTCACTGTATCATCATGAAAAAGATGCAAAATCAGGTGACAtgaaaattgaacccaaaaaaaagaagaaagtctTGGTTTAATATGGCTATTTTAAGTGCAACATGGAGAGCAATTTACATGATAATAACAAAAGGAAAGGACATGAGAGCGGTTTAAACATTACATGGTATCTTAGACAGCACTCTTCAAATACAACGGAAATACAACGGATTTGGTGCTGTGGGTCACGTCCGGCTAGGTTATTCATTATCAgttaaatctatatatataattaaagtcaaagttaagaaaaaattcaattagattctaaattaaattttaattattgtttatttttgtgccacatgtcatatttaagtttttttttttttaattttgttctagataaattaatattatgcaAAAGACGAATcatctaatataaataaattatcaaaaactgaattaaaaaaaaaaaaagtaaactcatgcatatattgaaaaattaaaaataaaaagaaagagaaagtaaaacttatttgtgattaaaaaattgtataactCTTATACTAGATATAATTTGAACTCATGTATGTATATAATTGTACAATACATATACATAGGTTATACACTAATTTGCTTAACATAAGAGATCAATGAGCTCAATTTAGTATGGGTGTTTAATCACGTGCTTCAGTCAATaatcaataaaatgattttctaGTAATCagttcataaatttttttgtggctttaatctaaaaatataattgcataATTTGGAAAATCGGCCTATAAAATTCCAAGAAGTTgaagaggaggaagataagGAACAGTGCAGTCCAGTCTCTGTATTGGATCCTGTATTCGAGGTCGACGATGACGATGGTCATGAtgttgaggatgatgatgaggaCAAGGACTACGGTTACGATCATGAATGTAGCTTTGCCATTGTTCAGAgtatgtaacaaattaaaccaaaCAAGTACTACtgtttgaaataattttttctatgtGTTGGGGGTGTCAGTTCCTTCTTAATGAGCCAACTTACTTTAAAAGAACTTGCTCgaattttttggtgtttcaaCTAAACGCCAAAAAATAAGTAAAGTAGGGTTTCGaggttttttccaaaaaaagatCTGCGACACGATTTTGTACTAGATGCTTGGTTTGATGGTAACTTTGGTGATTACCTGATTGGACAATAATGCGTTATGGTCATGGTTGTAGGATTGCGTCGATTTTGAACAATGGTATCAATGTGGGATCCATTGAAGATTGAGGGTATATATCAATCTCTTGTTTTTCGTTAATGTGACATACTTTTGTCGATAAGGTAGACACAACCAAAGTTGCCTTAACTTCAAATGTCACTGCCCACATGTGATGTTAGGAGTTCTGTCTCAATTGTGGTAGTCCCTTCAATTCATTGGACAGTGTAATCGTCAAACTAATTAATTTGAATTAAGTGAGTAACAGGTATTATTAGTAAAATCctataaataatatatgtatTTGGAAATGAatctaacatttttatataatttagtatctGTTTGGATTTGACTTATGTCATCTGCATTTCATCCTTGcgcattttctctcttttttttttttgttttttttttttttcagccgcaacttttgactatTCTCTTATGAACAATGCAcctatgcactgttcacgggtctcacaaatttcacttttcagccactttttcattaaaaataggtcttacagcactattcacacatttaaaaattattttactacaatattttcagttttcagcaaaaataagttgtatccaaacgaacCATTAGTATGTCAATTGGAGTATaatcttttatttgtaaaattacttttaaaatgtttaactctaaaaataaagctaaaccatcaatattttaatatacatCATGTTTGAGAAAAGATTCAAGTTTAAGATAGTATTTTTTGCAAACTATCATCATCTAGTAATTTCAATTTTGTGAAGTTaaatagaaaaccaaaaatatcttcaaatatttgaaattgttcaaaCCTATTCTCAATTGAACTAATTACTTTATCtactatatataagaaataaccAAATCTTAAAGATTCTTCAGCAAAACATGTTATCTTATTATGaacattttcatcaaattgtttttttctatgAATTATACGTTTCTCATGAAATACAGATTCTATTTCCATTTccaatgcaatttttttaaatgaattaattacAGATGTAAATCCATTTtctttatactttaaaataagaaatgagACCTTTTAATTGATCTATAGCAACATCAATGTGCATGTCTCttgattgtaaatttttacTAACAAAGTTGATAGTAATATGTCATACCAAATAGTCATACCTAATAAGAAATCAAAACTTTCAATTTCATATGTTGCTAAATAATTagctttactttttattttaggatcATCACTTGTTTGTGCTAATTATAACAAAGCATCTCTTATTTGTGGAGCTTGtaattttattgcttttacACTTTCAATGCGACTTTCCCAGCttgtttgtgataatgacttAAGAGTAAAACCGGACACATTATCTTGTAAAATTTTCCATCTTTTTGTGGAgtggaagaagaaaacaatgtaTATATGCGCCGTATAACTCCAAAAAATGACATAGCTTTTGGACAAGAATTGGTCATATCACATAGCACAAGGTTAAGACTATGACAACTACATGGAGTGTAAAGTGCTTTAGGATTTATATCAAGAAGTCTTTTTTCTACCCCAtcatatttttcctttcatattAGACCCATTATCATATCCTTGTCCACATATATCATTAACATCAAGCTCAAGaatatttattacatttataATTTCATCAAAAAGACTTTTTCAAGTAGTGTCATCTACTTTTACAAATTCAACAAAATGTTCTACTATTTTTACTGGACTCGTTGAAATATCAACACATCGTAATATGAGAGACATTTGTTCTTGATGACTTGCATCTAGTGTACAATCaagtttaattgaaaaatatcttgcttctttgatctttttgataattttacatttaatcTCATTTGCTAACAGTTGTATCAATTCATTTTGTACTTTATGTCCAAGATAATGATTATGGATTCCACCGTTTTAAATACGTCTAATATGTTCTTGCATAACTGGATCAAATTCTGCAATCATTTcaattaacttaaaaaatttctattattttcttcacaatttttttcattttttccttgaaatgccaaattatttttaccaaaattcTTTACTACAGCAATAATTCTTAATAAAACCTTTTTCCAATGATCTTTCTCTTTGTTAATCTGTTCTTCGATATTTTTAtctaatgttttattttttgacaatCTCCTTTTCAAATCTAGCCTAGTGTTCATGTCAGTATTATACTCTCTAGTTGTTTCATGGATTCTAATTTTagaactaatatttttccaagaACATGGTTGGCCAGTACGTTTAGACTCAAACAActtgcaacaaaaacaaaatactttgtCCGTATCTTTTGAATACACTAACCATTTTCTATCATGCTTCTCCCCATTTGATAATATTCGTTtaatgaatagtaaaaaaatgtcTAGTGTCAATTATATCATTGTCTCTAATTGGACATCTCTCTACTAATAAATCtcttaattttgtgtcaatatttttccaattacctgaatcataaatataatataattcaatatgtcattattattttcattttcttctagtGGAACATTATTATGGTAAACTTGTTTATTTGTgacattttcattattattttcattttcttctgaattcttttgaagttcattatcaagatttTTTTGTATTGCAAAATTAAACATCGTTATTATCTTGCAATTGTATCATTTCATTGTCTTCTAATtctttttggtgaatttcttgcTTATTTGTgacattttcatctaaattttgtattatatttttttattactaataacaaatttatctatTGATCCTTTTTTAgactcaattattttattttatttttttaggtttttcatatccagatgCATAATTTCTAATAaacatttctaatcaaacaatatatttataaaaactgaaataaaaaataattttcaagtgTAGAGTAAATGAGCAATAGAATccgatttatataaaaagtattgttgtagTTTCAACGaataataacaagtttttagtAATCTTAACCTTCATAAACAAAGACTTAAtcattatattatcaataataaaatataaatatagatatagatatatatatatatatatataaaaacgcaagattaaattttttttttttttttaaatccgaGCCCAGCCAAAACAGAAGTACAAACCCAGCCAAGAAAGCCACACAAGTCATATTAATAAGACCCCGcccacaaaaaaaacaaaaaagattctATCATTACAcctataacaaaaaatatatacgcaggcttaaaaataaataaaataaaataaaaaacacctcAAGGCCTAACGACCGGTCATAACTCAAGTAGAAAAAGGCCCAGTGGCATTTCCAATAGTGTCTCTAAAGCCTTATTAGGAAAGCAAACACAGAAAAATCAAGTTCCAACAGTCTCtccatcttttttctttcttttttttttttttttatagatttgcTACAGTAACTCTCTTGAACTGAAGAGCACTGTAGCAATTGCTGTATCAACTCCAAACATATTtcactcttaaaataatcacgggttgaataaaataataattctttctctctcatcccttTTCTCTTTCgttcttcacattctctcttgcttctctatctcaacggttacaaactaaaacaaaaacacaaaacccaatcgaaagatttgaaacacaaaaacaatcTTTCTCATAAGCCTGATGAAATTcgaacaataaaagcaaaaaaccgCATTTTGTCGGCGGTAGGGAGGAGGACAAGCGGCTGTGGAGGCGGAGCAAATCGGTTGTGGAGAAAGACCCATCTATACTGCATGAACTATTCGCTCATCACGCTCCTCATCCTCTTCCTCAGCCTCCTCTGGCACCCGATCTCCATGATCATCTTCCTCGCCTggtcttcctctctctctttttattttattttattttattattattattattattattatttgctgAAATCCTCTCTCTGTTTGAGTCTTTGACTTTGAGTTTAAGTTTGAGAtgagatattttttattcttaactTTTGGTATGTGGTGGAGAATTGGTTTGTAGTTATAGTGGATTGTGTGTGTGGTGGAAACAACGGGTTGTAAAAAGTGGTCTGTAcgtgtgtggtttttttttttttttttttgctgaaatccTCTCTCTGTCTGAGTCTTTGACTTTGAGTTTGAGatgagatatttttttattctttaactTTTGGTATGTGGTGGAGAATTGGTTTGTAGTTATAGGGGACTGTGTGTGGAACAATGGGTTGTAAAAAGTGGTCTGTACGTGTGTGGCGGAAAATCGGgttacaaaaattttatgatcagatatatattttttgaaaaatattatctccataatatttttataaaaactttaaatagTAGATTGTTATTGACTGTTATGAataagcaaaaaattaatttaagttgtgattcaaattaaaaccaataacaacttactacatgtactttttttcattttagaaaaaaaaaaaaaaaacttatgataAAGTagtgaataataataaataaataaaaactaacaactCATGactatattatttgttatttcaAGTGCTTCAAGAgatctattgaaaaaaaaaagaccaaccacaattttaaaatttttacccattgagagttagaaaatatagttgggaataaataaaaaaagattaaaaaaagaatacagAATGAacgaaaaaataatatttaaatgagatagagaaaagataaaaagtCTATTAGAAAGTATATTTGAAGAAGTAAGTAGGTAAAAGGTAAATGTAACTGTTCACTTTTCAAACAGTGCAAAAATTTGAAGAGTGTTAGATATGCtctaattcaacaaaaaacaCATCTACATAATGCCAGAGAATCACCAGAGAATCAAATAAGGATTTGTTTGAGATccgtttattttattgaaactgaaaactttttgctaaaaatactctaaataaatgtaaaaattagctgaaatagtaca of Quercus lobata isolate SW786 chromosome 8, ValleyOak3.0 Primary Assembly, whole genome shotgun sequence contains these proteins:
- the LOC115957679 gene encoding probable aquaporin PIP2-5, encoding MAREVSAKDYHDPAPVPIFHVVELSQWSFYRALIAEFMATLLFLYVTVLTVIGYKSHVRDACGGLDHLGIAWAFGGMIFILAYCIGDISYGHINPAVTFGSLLARKVSLIRAVMYMVVQCLGAIVGAGIVQAFQMGYYDRNGGGANMVSHGYSKGAGLGAEIIGTFVLVYTVFSATDPKREAKNSIAPVLAPLSIGFAVFMVHLATIPITGTGINPARSFGAAVIYNKAEAWDDHWIFWVGPFIGATIAALYHRFVMSAGAA